The following coding sequences are from one Triticum aestivum cultivar Chinese Spring chromosome 5A, IWGSC CS RefSeq v2.1, whole genome shotgun sequence window:
- the LOC123104583 gene encoding putative F-box protein At1g47765 → MSSSKLRPSASRSDDLPADALYEILLRIPAKELCRLRTVSPSWRALTFDPLFITAHKSRHHTAPPLLAIAYCDDSGTNGVAISDIFGNVLKRIPSTGYEIVLVNESSGDPVGQISSKGDSIRVVRARLDLICFNWIFYSRDLWVLNPATGSTITLPTDFSEELVHELQVEGIKEWHCKVESCAFGQVSSTREYKALRVSTIGDRKVCEIITFNEMNHGRWRRKQDPPSHICTGREIRCVVVNGVVYFLMDFYSTYFETGVITIESGSVASFNLETEEWGVLHGPQQVQRFVQENEDYSYSKLEIELSLAELNGCLVMVHNIHNISMDLWFLTDFEKCIWVKKYSMPSHVARPCMYPFLMLDDGRIFFSAEGYLQGILGSGEPGDGFLRSYDPRNDTFLDSLELGDSKSIGIYTGSLLSL, encoded by the coding sequence ATGTCATCCTCGAAGCTGCGCCCCTCCGCCTCCAGATCCGACGACCTGCCTGCCGATGCGCTGTACGAGATCCTCCTTCGCATCCCGGCCAAGGAGCTCTGCCGCCTGCGCACCGTCagcccctcctggcgcgccctcacGTTCGACCCACTCTTCATCACGGCGCACAAGTCCCGCCACCACACGGCGCCCCCGCTCCTCGCCATAGCCTATTGCGATGATAGTGGGACCAACGGCGTTGCAATTTCAGATATTTTCGGCAATGTGCTGAAGCGGATACCAAGCACCGGGTACGAAATTGTTCTAGTGAACGAGTCATCGGGCGATCCGGTAGGCCAGATCTCAAGCAAGGGCGATAGCATCCGTGTTGTACGCGCGCGGCTAGATCTCATCTGCTTCAACTGGATTTTCTACTCTCGGGATCTCTGGGTGTTGAACCCGGCCACTGGATCTACCATCACCTTGCCGACTGATTTCTCAGAGGAATTGGTGCATGAGCTACAAGTGGAGGGAATAAAAGAGTGGCACTGCAAAGTCGAGTCGTGTGCGTTTGGGCAGGTCTCCTCTACCAGAGAGTACAAGGCACTCCGTGTCTCTACAATTGGTGACCGAAAGGTATGTGAGATTATCACCTTTAATGAGATGAACCATGGAAGATGGAGGAGGAAGCAGGACCCTCCGTCCCATATCTGTACTGGTCGCGAGATAAGATGTGTGGTCGTCAACGGGGTGGTGTACTTCTTGATGGACTTCTATTCCACATACTTTGAAACTGGGGTTATAACCATTGAGTCTGGTAGCGTAGCTTCGTTCAACCTCGAGACAGAAGAGTGGGGTGTTCTACATGGTCCACAACAGGTGCAGAGGTTTGTGCAAGAAAACGAGGATTACAGTTACTCAAAACTTGAAATTGAGTTATCATTGGCTGAATTGAATGGATGTTTAGTTATGGTTCACAATATTCATAACATATCTATGGACTTGtggtttttgacagattttgaGAAATGTATCTGGGTTAAGAAATACAGCATGCCATCACATGTTGCTAGGCCTTGTATGTATCCTTTTCTAATGTTAGATGATGGGAGGATATTTTTCAGTGCAGAGGGTTATCTACAAGGTATCCTTGGTAGTGGAGAACCAGGAGATGGATTTCTGCGAAGTTATGATCCAAGAAATGACACCTTTCTTGATTCGTTAGAATTGGGAGATTCCAAGTCCATTGGCATTTATACGGGAAGTCTACTGAGTTTATAG